TAGGCTCTATCGGTTCGTTCCCGTTATAGGACGTCCAAAGTGGAAGGCTTTTGCCTTCAATCAGAGTGGAACCGCGCAAATTTCAGCGTCTCTGTCATTCCTTTATGGGAATGATAGGGGCGCTTTTTATTTTTTTAAAAAATTCATGTGTTAGATGTAAGAGGGAAATCATTACTAATAACAATAGGTTTTAAGGCTATTCATTGTGCGGGGTGTAGGATTTAAGGTCGCAAGGTTGAGGTCATGACACACATTGTAACGAAAAGGGGGAGTTTTAATGTTTAAAAGAATGAAGGAAGATGTAGATACTATTTTTGAGAATGACCCAGCGGCGCGCAGTGTACTGGAAGTCGTGTTAACATATTCAGGCTTGCATGCTACATGGGCGCATCGTATTGCACACTGGTTTTTTAAAAGACGTTTTTATTTTATCGCACGTGTAATTTCACAAATTAGTCGTTTCTTTACAGGAATTGAAATACATCCTGGTGCTAAAATTGGTCGACGCTTCTTTATCGACCATGGGATGGGAGTAGTTATAGGGGAAACGTGTGAAATAGGCGATAATGTTACCCTTTATCAAGGTGTTACACTAGGTGGTACAGGGAAAGAAAAAGGAAAGCGCCATCCGACATTAGAAGATAATGTGTTAGTTGCCACTGGTGCAAAAGTATTGGGTTCTATTACAATTGGTGAGAATAGTAAAATTGGTGCAGGTTCAGTCGTTTTAAAAGAAGTGCCACCGAACGCTACGGTAGTAGGGATTCCTGGTAAAGTTGTGATGAAAGATGGCGTTCGTTTAGAGAAAAAACTAGACCATCAAAATATTCCTGACCCTGTAGAGGAACGTTGCCAAGGTTTCGAGAAGCAAATCGCAGCATTGCAAGAAGAAATCGGGCGCTTACAAAAGGAGAGAGAAAAACAATGAGTATTCAAATTTTTAACTCATTAACAAGACAAAAAGAAACGTTCGTACCGCTAGAAGAAGGAAAAGTTAAAATGTATGTTTGCGGTCCGACGGTTTATAACTATATTCATATTGGGAATTCACGTCCTGTCATTGTTTATGATACGGTTCGACGCTATTTCCAATATAAAGGTTACGATGTGAAATTCGTCTCTAATTTCACGGATGTCGACGATAAGATTATTAAAGCAGCTAATGAGCTCGGTGAAGAAGTTCATGAACTTACAGATCGTTTCATTGCCGCATATTTTGAAGATGTGACTGCATTAGGTTGCAAAAAGGCAGATGTCCATCCTCGTGTAACGGATCACATGGATGATATTATTGACTTTATTAAAGTGTTAATCGACAAAGATTATGCATATGAGTCAGCGGGCGATGTCTATTACCGAACTCGAAAATTCAATGGTTACGGTAAATTATCACATCAATCGGTAGATGATTTGAAAATTGGTGCACGTATCGAAGCGGGCGAGAAAAAGGATGATGCATTAGATTTTGCATTATGGAAAGCAGCAAAGCCTGGCGAAATCTATTGGGAAAGTCCTTGGGGCAACGGCCGTCCTGGATGGCATATTGAATGCTCTGTGATGGCGCGTGAGCATTTAGGTGATACAATTGATATACATGCAGGTGGTCAAGATTTAACATTCCCGCATCATGAAAATGAAATAGCGCAATCCGAAGCGCATAATGATACAACATTTGCGCGTTACTGGATGCATAATGGATATATTAATATCGATAATGAAAAAATGTCAAAATCCCTTGGTAATTTTGTGCTCGTGAACGATATCCGTAAACAAATCGACCCGCAAATTTTACGATTCTTTATGTTATCTGTTCACTATCGCCACCCAATTAACTTTGCAAAGGATTTAGTAGATGCTGCAGCAACAGGTTTAGAGCGTATTCGTACTGCATACAACAATGTTAAGTACCGCCTATCTGCAACTGCAAGTCTCGGCGATTGCTCAGAGGAATGGCTCCGTCAAATTGCTCAACAAAAGGCGCAGTTTGAGGAAGCGATGGATGATGATTTCAATACGGCGAATGCTATTTCAGTATTATTTGAATTAGCGCGTATTGCAAATATTTACTTGAATGAAACAAATACGGATGAGAAAGTGTTATTAACTTTTATTGAAACTTTTGAGGTATTAGGTGACGTCTTAGGTATTGAATTTGCTAAAGAAGCTGAACTACTGGACGAAGAAATTGAAGCATTGTTGCAAGAGCGCGTAGAAGCGCGCAAAAACCGTGACTTTGCCCGTTCAGATGAAATTCGTGACCATTTACAAGCGCAAGGTATCATTTTAGAAGATACACGCCAAGGGACAAGATGGAAACGAGGGTAAGTAACTTGGATAAACTCCGAAATGAAGATGTGAAGCAATTAAATGCATTAGCGCTTGCATATATGGGAGATGCGGTTTTAGAACAGAAGGTACGGGAGTATTTACTGCGTAGCGGACGCGTAAAACCGAACACACTCCATAGAGAAGCAACGCATTATGTATCAGCAAAGGCACAGTCAACAATTGTACATCGCATGATGGATGAAAACTTTTTAACAGAGCAGGAATTGGCAGTGTTCCGACGTGGACGCAATGCCAAATCCGGTTCTGTTCCCAAAAATACAGATGTACAAACTTATCGCAATAGTTCAGGCTTTGAAGCGGTACTTGGAAGCTTGTACTTACTAGGTGAATTAGAACGCGTTTATGCCATCATTGCATACGCTATTCAAATAATCGAGGAATTAAAAGGAGTGTCAAAATAATGGCAGAACAAAATGGTGAAATTATTGCCGGTAAAAACCCAGTGTTAGAAGCACTTCGTTCAGGCCGCGATATGAATAAAGTATGGATTGCAGAAGGTGTAAAAAAATCAGGGGTCAATGAACTGCTTGATTTAGCGCGCGAACGAGGCATCATTGTACAGTTTGTACCGAAAAAAAAGGTCGATCAATTATCAGATGCTAACCATCAAGGAATTGTGGCATCTGTAGCAGCATATAGCTATGCAGAACTAGACGATTTATTTGCAGCGGCACAAAACAAACAAGAAGATCCATTTTTCTTAATTTTAGATGAGTTAGAAGACCCGCATAATTTAGGCTCTATTATGCGAACTGCAGATGCAATTGGCGTACATGGTATTATTATTCCAAAGCGTCGCTCAGTGAGCTTAACAGCAGTTGTGGCGAAAGCGTCAACAGGCGCCATCGAGCATGTACCTGTCGTGCGTGTTAATAACCTAGCCCAAACAGTCGATGAGTTAAAAGAACGGGGCGTATGGATTGCTGGTACGGATGCAAAAGGCTCTGCGGATTATCGCAAAATGGATGCAACTCTACCGCTTGCTATTATTATTGGTAGTGAGGGTAAAGGGATGGGGCGCCTACTAAAAGAGAAATGTGACTTTTTATATCATCTGCCTATGGTTGGGCATGTCACATCATTAAATGCTTCTGTAGCTGCGGCGCTTTTAATGTATGAAGTGTATCGTAAACGTCAAGAAGCGAATGACTAACGATGAAGAACATTTTGCTTGTTGACGGCTATAATATGATCGGAGCTTGGAAAGAGCTACGTCCATTACGTGACACGAACTTTGAAGATGCACGTAAGCGTCTAATTGAGCTTATGGCAGAATATAAAGCGGCGATAGGGTGGCGCGTGATAGTTGTTTTTGACGCCCATCTTGTGCCGGGCGTGGAGCAATCTTATATAGAAAATGGCGTCGAGATTATTTATACAAGGAAAAATGAAACAGCAGATGAACGCATTGAAAAGATGACACAAGAACTAAAAGCAAGACATATTCAAATTCACGTGGCGACTTCCGATATGGCTGAACAAAGTGTTATTTTTGGCAATGGTGCACTACGCAAATCGGCAAGAGAGCTTGAAATTGATTTAAGCATTATTCAACATAAAATTTCTCATGATGTAAAACGTAAGCAGGATAGCAAGCCACCTTCACGTATAGAGCTAAAGCCAGATGTGGCACTTGCTTTTGAAAAATGGCGCCGTGGTTTGAAATGATTGATTGACTGATATTTTCCAATTCCGTTATACTGTTCCTAATTATCTGTTGCAGCTGAGGTGATACCATGTTTAAAAATAGTATTGTACAAGTGACACAAGATTTTGAACGATTCAATGATGAAGAGCTTATTGAAATGGTGCATCAAGGTAATACAGATGCGTTGGATTTTTTAATTACAAAATACCGTTTGCTAGTAAGAGCAAAGGCGAGATCCTATTTTTTAATTGGTGCTGATAAAGAAGACATAGTACAAGAAGGAATGATTGGCTTGTATAAAGCTGTCCGTGATTTTAAAGGGGACAAGCTAGCTTCTTTTCGAGCTTTTGCGGAGTTATGTATTACAAGACAAATTATTACTGCAATTAAAACAGCAACAAGGCAAAAACACATTCCACTGAATTCCTATGTTTCGTTAGACAAGCCTATTTTTGATGAGGAATCTGATCGTACATTAATGGATGTATTAACAGGGGCGATTATGGATGATCCAGAAGAGTTAATGATTCATAGAGAAGAGTTTGGTTATTTAGAAGAAAAAATGAGTGAGATTTTAAGTGAATTAGAGCTACAAGTGCTAGCTCTCTATCTAGATGGGCAATCCTATCATGAAATTTCTGCAAAACTGAATCGCCATGTGAAGTCAATTGACAATGCTTTGCAACGAGTAAAGCGGAAATTAGAGCGACATTTAGTGCTCGAGGAAATGTCGTAGAGGTCACTTACCCTTGTTGACATTGACAATTTTAGGTGTTAGTCTTTAAAAGACAAAGTGCCAAAAAAGGTGATTACATGACAAAGAAAGTCGTGCTAAATTGTGAAAAATGCGGTTCGAGAAATTACACATTTCCTGCTAAGGGAGATTCTACTGTACGCCTCGAATTAAAGAAATTTTGCTCGCATTGCAATGAACATACAGTGCATAAACAAACGCTATAAAATATTTTGTAAATAGACAGATATGATTGATTCGGAGGTTAGGCTAGAATGGGTAAGATTAAAAGTTTTTTCAGCGACGTAATGTCGGAAATGCGAAAAACTAGCTGGCCAAAAAGTAAAGAACTGACGAAATATACAGTCGTTGTAATTTCAACTGTAGTAATTATGGCTTTATTTTTTGTGTTAGTAGACTTAGGTATTTCATCATTATTCCGCTGGTACTTAGATTTATAATTAGAAAAGAGCATGTTAATACTTTTGAAAATAGCCCGTCCTTTCCAATAACGGGTTTTTTCGTTTGTTTTATGAAGTAAAGAGCAGTAAAATGTTCTCATTATGATAAGCGTGCTACTAGTAAAAGTATGCTGGTAGCAATAGATGACTATGCTAATTAGGTATTTATCATCGGGCTTTCGCTTGCTATGGCGAAAGCTATGTTTTTCTATTGAGAAGCTTGTGAAAAGAATAAAGGATGCAAAATTGCATATCGCGATCATTTTCACTTTTATTAGTAAGGGAGGGACGGACGAGTAGTCCTAGCAGTTATGGAGAAAAATTGGTATGTTGTTCATACGTATTCAGGGTATGAGAACCGTGTAAAAGCAAACCTAGAAAAACGTGTTGAAACAATGGGGATGCAAGATAAAATCTTCCGTGTTATCGTGCCTGAGCATGAGGAAACAGAAATGAAAGACGGCAAAAAGCGCACAATGATGCGTAAAGTTTTCCCTGGTTATGTCCTAGTAGAACTCATTATGACAGATGATTCTTGGTATGTTGTACGTAATACACCAGGAGTAACTGGCTTTATCGGTTCATCAGGTGGTGGAGCAAAACCAACACCGCTATTACCAGAGGAAGCGGATCGTCTATTACAACAAATGGGCATGACAGATAAAGTTGTTGAAATCGATATCACAGTTGGTGAAGCGGTTGAAGTATTAGAAGGACCGTTTGCGCACTTCCAAGGGCGTGTTGAAGAAATTGACGCTGAAAAAGGAAAACTGAAAGTATCTGTAGATATGTTTGGTCGCGAAACGATTATGGAACTGGATTTTGAGCAAATTCAAAAATTATAACTTTAAATTCTAGTAACTAATTAGTGTATGATTGAGCGTATAACGCAAATTTTGTTAATTACTACTTGCTTAAAAAAATTAAAAGTGGTATCATTTCAAAGGTCAGACTGTCAAACTTCGGTTGACGTCTGTAATGATAATTTTAATGTTATCGGCACTTAGCTGACAGACAGATATTGAGTGGGAGGGGCAACCCAATTACCACATCACGGACTTAAGGAGGTGTGTCTCGTGGCTAAAAAAGTTATTAAAGTTGTTAAACTTCAAATCCCTGCTGGTAAAGCAAACCCAGCTCCACCGGTTGGTCCTGCATTAGGTCAAGCAGGTGTGAACATCATGGGATTCTGTAAAGAGTTCAATGCGCGTACTGCTGATCAAGCTGGTCTTATTATTCCGGTTGAAATTTCAGTATTCGAGGACCGTTCTTTCACTTTCATTACGAAAACTCCACCTGCAGCAGTTTTACTTAAAGTAGCAGCTGGTATCCAATCTGGATCTGGTGAACCAAACCGTAAAAAAGTTGCAACGGTTAAACGTGATAAAGTTCGCGAAATCGCTGAAACTAAAATGCCAGACCTTAACGCTGCTTCAGTTGAAGCTGCTATGTTAATGGTTGAAGGTACTGCACGAAGCATGGGTATTGTTATCGAAGACTAATTCCCATTTACTTGATGTTTTTGTTTTTTGGAAGGTTGCGGAGTTTCTTTGTGAACGCGCAACCTTTATTCGTGGGAGGTAAAATCCGCTATAACCACAATCAAGGAGGAAATATATAATGGCTAAAAAAGGTAAAAAACTGCAAGATGCAGCGAAATTAATCGACCGTAACAACGTATACGGCGCACAAGAAGCAATCGAACTTGCTCAAAAAACTAGCACAGTAAACTTCGACGCTACTGTAGAAGTTGCTTTCCGTTTAGGAATCGATACTCGTAAAAACGACCAACAAATCCGTGGTGCAGTAGTGCTACCAAACGGTACTGGTAAAACTCAACGCGTATTAGTATTCGCTAAAGGTGAAAAACTTAAAGAAGCAGAAGCTGCTGGCGCTGACTATGTAGGCGATGCAGAGTACATCCAAAAAATCCAACAAGGTTGGTTTGACTTCGATGTAATCGTAGCAACTCCTGACATGATGGGTGAAGTTGGTAAACTTGGTCGCGTATTAGGACCTAAAGGCTTAATGCCAAACCCTAAAACTGGTACAGTTACATTTGACGTAACAAAAGCAATCGAAGAAATCAAAGCTGGTAAAGTAGAATACCGCGCTGACAAAGCTGGTATTATCCACGCTCCTATCGGTAAAGTTTCTTTCGCAACAGAAAAACTTGTAGAAAACTTCTTAACTGTATTTGACGTTGTTCAAAAAGCAAAACCTGCTGCAGCTAAAGGTACTTACATGAAATCTGTAAATGTTACAACTACAATGGGCCCAGCTGTTAAAATTGACGCTGCTAACGTAGTAGTAAAATAATTTATTTATATAAATCGGTTGACAGCTATCCGCATCTTTGGTATGATGGATGCTGTTGTGAATCATCCATTTGTACCGTAGACAGTAGGAGTGACTTGTCACTTAATGTTCCTACCGAGGACATCGGAATTCGGATTCTTATTTTAAAGATGATGACTTTCAGCCTCTGTGTCTATATGACCCAGAGGCTTTTCTTTTGTCGGTATAAATGACCCATTCTAATAGGAGGTGTCATCATGAGCAAAGCAATCGAAAACAAACAATCTCAAGTGCAAGAAATCACAGAAAAATTCCAAAGCGCTGCTTCTGTAGTGGTAGTGGATTACCGTGGTCTTAATGTTGCACAAGTGACTGAACTTCGTAAACAACTTCGTGAAGCTGGTGTTGAGTTTAAAGTTTACAAAAACACTTTAACTCGTCGTGCTGCTGAAGCTGCTGGTGTTGAAGGGATCAACGAAGTATTAACTGGTCCTAACGCAATCGCGTTCTCAACTGAAGATGTTGTAGCTCCTGCTAAAATCATCAACGAGTTCGCTAAGAAAAACGAAGCTTTAGAAATTAAAGCAGGTATTATTGAAGGTGCAATCTCTTCTGTTGAAGATGTTAAAGCACTTGCAGAACTTCCATCACGCGAAGGTCTTCTTTCAATGCTTTTATCTGTACTTCAAGCTCCAGTGCGCAACTTCGCACTTGCAACAAAAGCTGTTGCAGAACAAAAAGAAGAACAAGGCGCGTAATTTCTTACGTAGCATAACTTCCGCGGCTTGACCGCAAAAAACTAAAACATATCCAATTAGGAGGAAATTATAATGAACAAAGAGCAAATCTTAGAAGCTATCAAAGCTATGACAGTTCTTGAATTAAACGATTTAGTAAAAGCTATCGAAGAAGAATTCGGTGTAACAGCTGCTGCTCCAGTAGCAGTAGTTGCTGGCGGTGCTGCTGCAGCTGAAGAAAAAACAGAATTCGACGTAGTATTAGCATCTGCTGGTGCTGAAAAAATTAAAGTAATCAAAGTGGTTCGCGAAATCACTGGTTTAGGTCTTAAAGAAGCTAAAGAAGTTGTAGATAACGCTCCTAAAGCTCTTAAAGAAGGCGTTTCTAAAGATGAAGCTGAACAAATCAAAGCTAAACTTGAAGAAGTTGGCGCATCTGTAGAAGTTAAGTAATCTCGTATTACTTTTATACAAAAGGAAGCTCGTCATTATGGCGAGCTTTTTCTTCATTCTGAGGAGGCGTGAAAATGTCAGATCACTATTATACAAGTAAGCCTCAAACTGAAAGTAAACCTCGTCACTGGACGTTCAAGTTACTTGGGCATACGTTTTCCTTTGAAACGGATGCAGGTGTATTTAGTAAAAGCGAAGTAGATTTTGGATCCCGTGTATTAATAGATGCGTTTCAAATGCCGGATGTGGATGGTGCTATTTTCGATGTAGGTTGTGGGTATGGACCGATTGGGTTGTCTATTGCCAAAGCAAATCCTGAGCGAACAGTATTCATGATGGATATTAATGAGCGGGCAGTTGCGCTTTCACAAAAAAATGCGCAAGTAAACGGTGTTCAAAATGTACGTATATTTGTAAGTGACGGACTATCGAATGTTGATGATGAGGCGAAAGCTGCAGCTATTTTAACCAATCCTCCAATTCGCGCAGGAAAGGAAACGGTTTTCCGCTTTTACGACGGTGCTTATGATAAGTTAGTGACTTCTGGAGAGCTTTGGGTAGTAATTCAGAAGAAGCAAGGTGCACCATCAACGGTTAGCTATTTAGAGGAAAAATTTTCTGTAGTGGATATTGTGGAAAAGAAAAAAGGCTACTGGATAGTGCGTGCAAAAAAATAAATGAAATATGTATAAAATATTGACTTGACAAAACGGCTATGATAATATGATACAATGCAAAAATATTATTTTGAGGTCGTGTGCCCTTTTGGTATATGAATGATTTAATATGGGTATACTTGCCAAGATAAGTTTAGTTAACCGAAAATGAGATCTTTTGAAGACTCGTTTTCTTTTTGTCTTTCGAAATCATACACTATTTGGATGATTTTGCAAAGACCTAATATCGCTTTATTGAGGGGTGAATGAGTTGACAGGTCAACTAGTTCAGTACGGACAACACCGCCAGCGTAGAAGCTTTGCGCGTATTAAAGAGGTGCTTGAGCTTCCAAATCTGATTGAGATTCAAACGGCGTCTTACGAGTGGTTCCTTGAAGAAGGTTTACGTGAAATGTTCCGTGACATTTCGCCGATCGAGGACTTTACAGGTAATCTTTCATTAGAATTCATCGATTATTCATTAGGTGATCCTAAGTATGATGTCGATGAGTGTAAAGAGCGAGATGTTACTTACGCAGCTCCATTACGTGTGAAAGTACGTCTTTACAACAAAGAAACTGACGAAGTGAAAGAACAAGATGTATTTATGGGTGACTTCCCATTAATGACAGAAACAGGTACGTTCATTATCAATGGTGCTGAACGTGTTATTGTTTCGCAATTAGTTCG
This genomic interval from Lysinibacillus sphaericus contains the following:
- the epsC gene encoding serine O-acetyltransferase EpsC, which gives rise to MFKRMKEDVDTIFENDPAARSVLEVVLTYSGLHATWAHRIAHWFFKRRFYFIARVISQISRFFTGIEIHPGAKIGRRFFIDHGMGVVIGETCEIGDNVTLYQGVTLGGTGKEKGKRHPTLEDNVLVATGAKVLGSITIGENSKIGAGSVVLKEVPPNATVVGIPGKVVMKDGVRLEKKLDHQNIPDPVEERCQGFEKQIAALQEEIGRLQKEREKQ
- the cysS gene encoding cysteine--tRNA ligase, encoding MSIQIFNSLTRQKETFVPLEEGKVKMYVCGPTVYNYIHIGNSRPVIVYDTVRRYFQYKGYDVKFVSNFTDVDDKIIKAANELGEEVHELTDRFIAAYFEDVTALGCKKADVHPRVTDHMDDIIDFIKVLIDKDYAYESAGDVYYRTRKFNGYGKLSHQSVDDLKIGARIEAGEKKDDALDFALWKAAKPGEIYWESPWGNGRPGWHIECSVMAREHLGDTIDIHAGGQDLTFPHHENEIAQSEAHNDTTFARYWMHNGYINIDNEKMSKSLGNFVLVNDIRKQIDPQILRFFMLSVHYRHPINFAKDLVDAAATGLERIRTAYNNVKYRLSATASLGDCSEEWLRQIAQQKAQFEEAMDDDFNTANAISVLFELARIANIYLNETNTDEKVLLTFIETFEVLGDVLGIEFAKEAELLDEEIEALLQERVEARKNRDFARSDEIRDHLQAQGIILEDTRQGTRWKRG
- a CDS encoding Mini-ribonuclease 3, translating into MDKLRNEDVKQLNALALAYMGDAVLEQKVREYLLRSGRVKPNTLHREATHYVSAKAQSTIVHRMMDENFLTEQELAVFRRGRNAKSGSVPKNTDVQTYRNSSGFEAVLGSLYLLGELERVYAIIAYAIQIIEELKGVSK
- the rlmB gene encoding 23S rRNA (guanosine(2251)-2'-O)-methyltransferase RlmB, which produces MAEQNGEIIAGKNPVLEALRSGRDMNKVWIAEGVKKSGVNELLDLARERGIIVQFVPKKKVDQLSDANHQGIVASVAAYSYAELDDLFAAAQNKQEDPFFLILDELEDPHNLGSIMRTADAIGVHGIIIPKRRSVSLTAVVAKASTGAIEHVPVVRVNNLAQTVDELKERGVWIAGTDAKGSADYRKMDATLPLAIIIGSEGKGMGRLLKEKCDFLYHLPMVGHVTSLNASVAAALLMYEVYRKRQEAND
- a CDS encoding NYN domain-containing protein, which encodes MKNILLVDGYNMIGAWKELRPLRDTNFEDARKRLIELMAEYKAAIGWRVIVVFDAHLVPGVEQSYIENGVEIIYTRKNETADERIEKMTQELKARHIQIHVATSDMAEQSVIFGNGALRKSARELEIDLSIIQHKISHDVKRKQDSKPPSRIELKPDVALAFEKWRRGLK
- the sigH gene encoding RNA polymerase sporulation sigma factor SigH, encoding MFKNSIVQVTQDFERFNDEELIEMVHQGNTDALDFLITKYRLLVRAKARSYFLIGADKEDIVQEGMIGLYKAVRDFKGDKLASFRAFAELCITRQIITAIKTATRQKHIPLNSYVSLDKPIFDEESDRTLMDVLTGAIMDDPEELMIHREEFGYLEEKMSEILSELELQVLALYLDGQSYHEISAKLNRHVKSIDNALQRVKRKLERHLVLEEMS
- the rpmG gene encoding 50S ribosomal protein L33, whose product is MTKKVVLNCEKCGSRNYTFPAKGDSTVRLELKKFCSHCNEHTVHKQTL
- the secE gene encoding preprotein translocase subunit SecE → MGKIKSFFSDVMSEMRKTSWPKSKELTKYTVVVISTVVIMALFFVLVDLGISSLFRWYLDL
- the nusG gene encoding transcription termination/antitermination protein NusG yields the protein MEKNWYVVHTYSGYENRVKANLEKRVETMGMQDKIFRVIVPEHEETEMKDGKKRTMMRKVFPGYVLVELIMTDDSWYVVRNTPGVTGFIGSSGGGAKPTPLLPEEADRLLQQMGMTDKVVEIDITVGEAVEVLEGPFAHFQGRVEEIDAEKGKLKVSVDMFGRETIMELDFEQIQKL
- the rplK gene encoding 50S ribosomal protein L11, which gives rise to MAKKVIKVVKLQIPAGKANPAPPVGPALGQAGVNIMGFCKEFNARTADQAGLIIPVEISVFEDRSFTFITKTPPAAVLLKVAAGIQSGSGEPNRKKVATVKRDKVREIAETKMPDLNAASVEAAMLMVEGTARSMGIVIED
- the rplA gene encoding 50S ribosomal protein L1 produces the protein MAKKGKKLQDAAKLIDRNNVYGAQEAIELAQKTSTVNFDATVEVAFRLGIDTRKNDQQIRGAVVLPNGTGKTQRVLVFAKGEKLKEAEAAGADYVGDAEYIQKIQQGWFDFDVIVATPDMMGEVGKLGRVLGPKGLMPNPKTGTVTFDVTKAIEEIKAGKVEYRADKAGIIHAPIGKVSFATEKLVENFLTVFDVVQKAKPAAAKGTYMKSVNVTTTMGPAVKIDAANVVVK
- the rplJ gene encoding 50S ribosomal protein L10, producing MSKAIENKQSQVQEITEKFQSAASVVVVDYRGLNVAQVTELRKQLREAGVEFKVYKNTLTRRAAEAAGVEGINEVLTGPNAIAFSTEDVVAPAKIINEFAKKNEALEIKAGIIEGAISSVEDVKALAELPSREGLLSMLLSVLQAPVRNFALATKAVAEQKEEQGA
- the rplL gene encoding 50S ribosomal protein L7/L12, giving the protein MNKEQILEAIKAMTVLELNDLVKAIEEEFGVTAAAPVAVVAGGAAAAEEKTEFDVVLASAGAEKIKVIKVVREITGLGLKEAKEVVDNAPKALKEGVSKDEAEQIKAKLEEVGASVEVK
- a CDS encoding class I SAM-dependent methyltransferase, whose translation is MSDHYYTSKPQTESKPRHWTFKLLGHTFSFETDAGVFSKSEVDFGSRVLIDAFQMPDVDGAIFDVGCGYGPIGLSIAKANPERTVFMMDINERAVALSQKNAQVNGVQNVRIFVSDGLSNVDDEAKAAAILTNPPIRAGKETVFRFYDGAYDKLVTSGELWVVIQKKQGAPSTVSYLEEKFSVVDIVEKKKGYWIVRAKK